GTTATACTGTACGGGAGATAATCTTATATAACATGTCTGTTCATAATCGAATTGACCATAGTGTACTCCTGTATTATATGAATCTCGCAATAAATAGTCCATTCGATCAACATCTAACTCGGAATGAATTAGTTGATTAAAGGTCTGATTCAAGCTTTGTCCATTGAAAATTAAACCAATTTCTTTAGAATCATAATTTGAGTTCAATATATCAGAAATACTAAAATTATTTAATACTTTTTTGCCTAAAATTTCATGATGCGAATCATCATATTTTTTCAACATAGGAGTTTCAATCGTATGAGATAAAGGATAATGTCCTATGTCATGAAGAAGCGCTGCAAGTCGAAGTTTTGACAGATCATCTTCAGTAATCAGACTATCATCAATTAATTTTGCACCAATTTTATTAACAAGATGCATTACTCCTAATGAATGCGAAAATCTAGTATGTACGGCTCCTGGAAAGACTGTATATGCCATTCCAAGTTGTTTAATGTTTTTCAGGCGCTGGAATAATGGATGATCTATTATTTCTAGTTCAAGTTGATTGACGCCTATAAAACCATATACATTGTCGTAAATTTCTTTTGCAATCATGAATTATACTAAATCGAAACTCAGTAATCGATCCCAACTTTGTTCAATATCTACGTCCTTAAATTTTCCAGGTTTTAATATTTTAAGTTGCTCGATTACTACTTGTTTGTCTTTTTCTTCAATATCAGGAATATAAGCAATATTTTTGATAAAATCAAGTGATGCTAATAGTTCTAGCATATCCGGAGAGTCTTTTAAATCCCCTAGAAAATTTTTAATATTTCCGATTCTTTTTATCTCAGACGGACTTATTTCTGGAATTTCAGTTGC
The DNA window shown above is from ANME-2 cluster archaeon and carries:
- a CDS encoding HD domain-containing protein, whose translation is MIAKEIYDNVYGFIGVNQLELEIIDHPLFQRLKNIKQLGMAYTVFPGAVHTRFSHSLGVMHLVNKIGAKLIDDSLITEDDLSKLRLAALLHDIGHYPLSHTIETPMLKKYDDSHHEILGKKVLNNFSISDILNSNYDSKEIGLIFNGQSLNQTFNQLIHSELDVDRMDYLLRDSYNTGVHYGQFDYEQTCYIRLSPVQYNYFSPIYDIYPQHLQNTVQIN